One Malus domestica chromosome 11, GDT2T_hap1 genomic region harbors:
- the LOC103447382 gene encoding uncharacterized protein, with protein sequence MKLLISSPSFSSCSSSSNSTAFDATMCSSKSATAGCISGILRRILCKGSFPTYPSDHILGEENSVASSSRDQDFNSKDKTEISASPSIVARLMGLDSIPDRNLVSSQSTQNSISRSKSMNSVDRFDKRRGMKSTRSFREMPTFLEPENEEFFILSFESERKSKETKSKGRKCEKRQSQQTENRRERKAENKKQLQGQSRRALNDLNGKEMLKSRSTSGEDSKSTSIATKTTEKKKTICDVLKNVESEFSSEDLSPVSVLDCAQFLVDTEIPSSEEDSSLANSCKENGPSGDARRKKTIEGKCLGSKKKEFHRAKHIGMWSEICRLTEAELVGSNWILQNKGMWSFEGISAGIGADFESQILGQLLDEIVDQFADFAMEIQNL encoded by the exons ATGAAGTTGCTAAtttcttccccttctttttcttcatgctCATCATCATCCAACTCCACTGCTTTTGATGCAACAATGTGCAGTTCAAAAAGCGCCACCGCGGGCTGCATTTCCGGAATTTTGCGCAGAATTCTCTGCAAAGGAAGCTTCCCCACATACCCTTCTGATCACATCCTAGGAGAAGAAAATTCTGTGGCATCTAGTTCCAGAGATCAAGATTTTAATTCCAAGGATAAAACAGAGATCTCTGCCAGTCCAAGCATTGTGGCAAGGCTGATGGGATTGGATTCAATTCCAGACAGGAACTTGGTCAGCAGCCAATCAACCCAAAATTCAATTTCACGCAGCAAATCCATGAATTCTGTGGACCGGTTTGATAAGCGTCGCGGGATGAAGTCGACTCGGTCATTTAGAGAGATGCCTACATTTCTTGAGCCAGAAAATGAGGAATTCTTTATTCTCAGCTTTGAGAGTGAGAGGAAAAGCAAGGAAACAAAATCGAAAGGGAGGAAATGTGAAAAGAGACAAAGCCAACAAACGGAAAACAGAAGAGAAAGAAAGGCAGAGAATAAGAAGCAACTCCAAGGACAAAGCAGAAGGGCTTTGAACGATTTGAATGGGAAAGAGATGCTGAAAAGCAGAAGCACTTCTGGTGAAGATTCAAAAAGTACTTCAATTGCTACAAAGACgacagagaagaagaaaactatATGTGATGTGCTTAAGAATGTAGAATCTGAATTCAGCTCTGAAGATTTAAGCCCGGTTTCGGTTCTCGATTGTGCCCAATTTCTTGTTGATACAGAAATCCCTTCTTCAG AAGAAGATTCAAGTTTAGCCAATTCATGCAAAGAAAATGGTCCAAGTGGTGATGCAAGAAGAAAAAAGACAATAGAAGGCAAATGTCTTggatcaaagaagaaagaattccaCAGAGCAAAGCACATTGGGATGTGGAGTGAGATTTGTAGGCTGACTGAAGCCGAGTTGGTCGGTTCAAATTGGATCCTACAAAACAAAGGCATGTGGAGTTTTGAAGGTATTTCTGCAGGCATTGGTGCAGATTTCGAGTCACAGATTCTTGGTCAATTATTAGATGAGATTGTTGATCAATTTGCTGACTTTGCCATGGAAATTCAAAATCTGTAA